GAATGAGCAGTGCGGCCGACGCTCGCGACGCCCGCCGCAGTCCTACGCTGCGCGGCGAGGCGTTAAACCTGAGATGAACGAAACGGCGATCACCTTTCACGCCCGCGGCATGCATTGCCACGGCTGCGAGCATGTCATCGAGGCGGCGGTCAAAAAGCTCGCCGGCGTGCGCAGCGTTTCGGCCAGCTATCCGACCGAGACGGTCGTCGTCGACTATGACGCCGATGCGACCAATTTCAGCGCGATTCGCAACAGCGTCGAACAGAACGGCTATCGCGTCGTTCTGACGGAAGAAGCGCAGCGCCGGCGTTCGCCTTTCATCAGACTGGCGATCATCGTCGCCGCGCTCGCCGCGCTCGCCGCCTTGATTCTGTTCGATACGCGCTGGATCAGCGCCGAGGGCGAGCCGGACATCGCTCAGCATATGAGTCTCGGCCTCCTGTTTCTCTTGGGCCTGCTGACGGGTTTTCATTGCGTCGGCATGTGCGGCGGCTTCGTTGTGGGTTATGCGGCGGCCGACGCGCGGGCGGGGCGTTCGTCCTTCGTCTCACACCTCGCCTATGGGGCGGGAAAGACGCTTTCCTACGCAACGATCGGCGCCGCCTTCGGCTGGCTCGGCGCCTTCATCGCGTTCACGCCCATGCTGCGCGGCGTCGCCGGAGTCGCCGCGGGCGCGTTCCTTATGATCTTCGGGCTCAATATGCTTGGCCTGTTCGCGCCGCTGCGCCGCTTTCGGCTCGGACTGCCTGGCCCGTTGCAAAACTGGGTGTATCGCGAGGCGGGCGGACGCCATCGACCGTTCGTGATCGGTCTTCTCAACGGTCTGATGATCGCCTGCGGACCGTTGCAGGCGATGTATGTGATGGCGGCCGGGACCGGCAGCCCTGTGGAAGGCGCGAAGACGCTCTTCGTCTTCGGCCTTGGAACCTTGCCGGTGATGCTCGCCTTCGGCGCGCTGACGACTGTGCTCTCGGGGGCGGTGACGCATCGCCTGCTGACCGCGTCCGGCGTGATCGTCGTCGCGCTCGGCGCGGTGATGATCAATCGCGGATTGATCCTCACAGGCTCGGGCGCCGATCTCGCGTCGCTGACGACGGGCTGGCGAAGCCCGGCGCCCGTTGAAGGCGCCCAACCACAGCAGGATTCTGCCGCGCCGAAGACGCAGACAATCGAGATGGAGGCCAATGGCCTTGGCTTTACGCCCACCCGCTTCACGCTGCTGCGCGGCGTTCCGGTCAAATGGGTGATCAACGCGACGCAAGTGACGACCTGCAACAATCGTATCCTGGTTCCATCCATGAAGCTCGAATTCGACGTCAAGCCGGGACGGCAGACCATCGAATTCACGCCGGAACAGACCGGCGTCATTCCCTGGAGCTGCTGGATGGGAATGTTGCGCGGGGAGTTCGTCGTCGTCGATGCAAAGCCGGCCGCGCCATCTCAGCCATCCGCCCCTGTCGCCTCGGCCGATCAGGGCGCGCCTCAAGCGACGCAAAGCCCGCCAGCGTCGGGCGCCGTGCAGAAGACCTATACGGTGCGACGCGGCGACACGCTACGCGCGATCGCCAAGCGACTCTATGGCGACGAAAAACGCTGGCGCGACATCGCCGCCGCCAATCCGGCGCTCAATCGTAAAAAGTTGCGGCCGGGCCAAATCATCACTCTGCCCGCCGACGCGCAGCCGTGACGATTCGTCCCGCGCGCAGCGCCGCCTGGCGCGCTAGGCTCGCCATTGTCACATGAAGGGGGAGGCCAGAATGGCAAGATTTTTCTTCGCCGCGGCATGCGGGCTCTCGTTGTTCGCCGCCGCCGCTATCGCGGGCGACGACACAGACGATCACAGCGCGCATATGAAGCAGATGAACATGGAGCATATGAAAATGTCGCCGAAGATGAGCGACACGCGCCAGGAGGTCGACCTTCCGGCGCCGATGCGGGCGCATATGCTCGCCAATATGCGCGGACATGCGGAGGCGGTCGCCGAGATCCTGGCGGCCTTGGGCAAGGGCGACGGCGCGGGCGCGGCGAAAATCGCCGACGCGCGCCTCGGCATGGCGTCGTCCGGCGCGGCGGCGTGCAAGCCAAACGCCAAGAGCGGCGAACTCGGCGATATGCCGGCGATGATGGCGCGTCACATGCCCGACGAGATGCGCGCGCTGGGCCTGACGATGCATGAGCAGGCGAGCAAATTCGCGCAGGAGGCGGCCAAGATCGGGCCCGGCGGCGACATGCGGCCCGCGCTTGCCGAACTGTCGCAAGTCGTGCAAGCCTGCAACGCCTGCCACGCCACCTATCGCCTCGACTAGCGCGCGCTCGCGAAAAAGTGGACGCCGGTTCTTCGCGCCAAGCGCGCTCTAAATTTATGTGAACGATCACGTCATCTGGATTTGGGCGAATTCGCCCAAATCCAGCGTGATCTAGGAGCCGACGGTGCGCATCGCGACCTGGAACGTCAATTCTGTCAGGCAGCGTCTCGCGCCGCTTCTCGCCTTTTTGCGCGAGGCCGCGCCGGACGTGCTGTGCCTGCAGGAAACGAAGTGCGAGGATCACGTTTTTCCGCGACTCGAAATCGAAGACGCCGGATATAACGTCGCTGTCCACGGGCAGAAGGGATTCAACGGCGTCGCGATCCTCTCCAAATCGCCGCTTCAGGACGTCACTCTCGGTCTGCCGGGCTTCGACGGCGAGGCGCAGTCGCGCTACATTGAAGCGGTCATCGCCGACGGCGCCGGCGGCGTCATGCGCGTCGCCTCGATCTATGCGCCAAACGGCAATCCGCCGCACACGCAGAAATATCTCTACAAGCTCGCCTTCATGGAGACGCTGACGCGCCATGCGGAGGCGCTGCTTGACCTCGAAGAGCCGACGGTTCTCGCCGGCGACTACAATGTCATTCCGGAGGCGCGGGACGTCTATGAGGCGTCGGCCTGGGTTGGCGACGCATTATTCCTGCCGCAGACGCGCGCCGCCTATCAGCGCCTGGTCAATCTCGGCTATGCGGACGCTCTTCGAGCGACCTCCGACGAAGGCGGGCTCTATACGTTCTGGGATTATCAGGCCGGCGCCTGGCAGAAGAACAAGGGGCTTCGCATCGATCATCTTCTGCTCTCGCCGCAAGCGTCTGATCGGCTGGCGCGGGTGGAGATCGTCAAATCGATGCGGGCCGGCGACAAACCTTCCGATCACGTCGCGATCTACGCCGATTTCGCCGCGTGATCGAATAGACCGAGCGCGCCGCCGCTGCGCCAGAGCACATAGAGCGCGACCGCGAAGATGACCGTCGCAAAGACGGCGCTCAGCGCCCCGCGCATCTTCGACAGGCGTCGCGCCGCTGCGGCGCCGATCAGCCCGCCAAACGCGCCGCCGAGCACGAGCGTCGCGGCAAGCTCCCAGTCCACGAGGTCCGAAGAGGCGTAGTTGGCCGCCGTTGTCACCGCGAAGGCGGCAACGGCGACGAGCGACGAACCGATGGCGTTCAAGATCGGCATGTCGGACGCAAACATCAGCCCGGGCACGATCAGGAAGCCGCCGCCGATGCCGAAGAAGCCCGATAGCGCGCCGGCCGTAGCGCCCGCGCCGACGAGCCGCGGGAAATTCTCCCGGTTGAGCCTGACGCCTGGATAGCCCAGTGCGCCCCGGCGCCGCAGCATCAGATAGGATACGACGACCATCAGCAGCGCGAACAGCGCCAGCAGCTTCTCGCCGTCGATGATCTTGCCGAGCGTCGATCCGCCAAATGCGCCAGCAACCCCGAACACTGCGAAGACGGAGGCGCAGCGCCATTTGATGGTCCGTGCGCGCGCATGATTGGCGAGACTCATCAGAGCGTTGACGGCGACGGCCGCGGCGCTTGAGCCGATCGCGATATGTGGATTGGGCACGCCGACGAGATAGACGAGAAGCGGCACGGCCAGCACCGAGCCGCCGCCGCCGACGAGCGCCAGCGTAAAGCCGACGAGTCCGCCAGAGATCAGACCAAGCACGGCGTCCAGAGGAAGAGCCGTCAGCATGTCGCTCCTTCGCGCATATAATATTAGCTATTGCTTATTTAGCTATAGCGCATATATCTGACGACGCAAGCAGGAAAGGCGAAAGCACGAACGAAGAGAAGTGCTTGAGCGCTGCAAGAAGGAGAAATCGATGCCGCAGGCGCCGTCCGTGAGGGCCTTCTTCGATGAGCCCACCAACACGATCACCTATATCGTCAGCGACCCCGCCACGAAGCGGGCGGCGATCGTCGATCCCGTGCTCGATTATGACCCGGCGAGCGGAGTCGCCGAGTCGCATTCCATCGACGCCATCCTCGCCGAGGCGGCGCGGGAAGGATTAACGATCGATTGGGTTCTCGAAACTCATGCGCACGCCGATCATCTTACCGCCGCCCAGATCGTCAAGGCGGCGACAGGCGCGAAGATCGGCATCGGCGAACACATCGACAAGGTCCAGAAGATCTTCAAGCCGGTGTTCGGGGCTGAGGACGTAAAGGCCGACGGCGGCTGCTTCGACCACCTCTTCCAGGACGGCGAGCGGTTCAAGATCGGCGAGCTCGAGGGCGAAACGATCTACACGCCCGGCCACACGCCGGCCGACGTCGCCTATAAGATCGGCGATGCGGTGTTTGTCGGCGACACCCTGTTCATGCCCGACTATGGGACGGCGCGCGCGGATTTCCCGGGCGGCGACGCGCATGCGCTTTACCGATCGATCCGCCGCATTCTTTCGCTGCCCCCGCAGACGCGGCTCTTCATGTGTCACGACTACAAGCCGCCGGGACGAGAATTCTACGCCTGGGAGACGACGGTCGCCGAGCAGCGCGCCAAGAACGTGCAGATCAAGGACGGCGTGAGCGAGGAAGACTTCGTGTCCGGACGACACAAGCGCGATCACGAGCTTGCCGCGCCGCGGCTGCTGCTGCCGTCGATTCAGGTGAACATTCGCGCCGGCAAGTTTCCGCCGCCGCGCGGGGATGGCGCGCGCTTCTTGAGCATTCCGGTGAAGTTCAAAGGCGCCGCGGCGCAAGCCGGCTGAAAACTGAACGTCAGTTGCGTTCGCGCAGATAGCCTTCGAGCATGGTGACGGCCGCGCTACGGTCGGCGTCGCTGGCGGAATTCAGCGCTTCGGCGTGCAAATCGGCGATCCATTGGTCGCGGGTCGCGCCGCCAGCAGCGTCGCGCGCCAGCGTCAGAAACATGAGTCCGCGCGCGCGTTCCGGTTCGCCGCTCGCCTCGCCGGTGAACATCATCCGACCGAGCATCGCCTGCGCCTGCGGATGGCCCTTGCGCGCCGCGAGCTCCAGCCAATTCACGCCCTGGCGGACGTTCTTCTTCACGCCGGTCCCTTCGAGATACATTCGCGCCAGATTGTACTGAGCGTCGGCGTTGCTGAAATACGTCGCCGCATAACGGAACAGATCAAACGCGCGATCGAGATCGGGCTTGATCTTTCCGCTTGGAACGCCGTCACGCAGATAAACGCCCACGGCGACGAAAGCGCTTGCCGCCATCGAACGCTCGCGCGGATCCGGCTCGTCGTCGGCGTAGTGGTCGACGATTTGCGCGAAATATTCATAGGCCTTGGCGTCGTCGCGAACGACGCCGTCGCCTTCGGCGTACATCCGGCCAAGCTTCCATTTGGCCAGCGGCTCGCCGCCCTCGGCGGCGTAGCGCAGCGCGGCGATGGAGGTCGCGGCGTCGCCGGCATGGTAGCTCTCGAGTCCGGCGCGCAGCGCCGCGCGCGGATCCTTGAACATCGGTAGAGGCTGCGACTCGGCTCTCGCGGCCGTTCGAGGCGCGTCAAGAGCGGGGGCCGGCGCGACAAAAGCCGTCACCAGCATGCCCAGGCTCGTCGCGAACAGGCAGAGCGGCAAAGCCGCGCGCTTCTTGCGCGTAAAGGCTGAGTTCACGCCCGTATGAACGCTTCCGACCATAATGTTTCCGACTTTCCTCACCCCAGAAGACGCCCGACGTCTTTAAGGCCATACGCCAGCCGTCACCGCTGATCAGCGAGAAGGAAAGAAGGAACCTGCGGCCGAAAGCGAAATCTTTCGGCGCCTGTCTCCGCATCTCGAATGAGCTTGTGACCCGATCACCTTAGCTCAGCTTTTGTGTCTGAAAAGGGGCTGCCGCAGCTCCAATCGTGGGCAAGATGCTAATCCGCCATACTGTTGCAATCAGAACACATGACTGTTGCAAAAATGCAGCAGCGCTCGAGGCCGCGCGTCGTCCTGACGCAAGCTCGAATGAGAGGCGCCGATACCCAGCGGGCCGCGCTTGTGCTTTGATGCGAAGCGAATCGACGGCTCCCGCTTAAGGAAAACCACATGCAGCTTCGACGCCTTACGCTCGCAACGGCCCTCGTCGGCGGAAGCGCCGCTTTCGCAACTTTGGCCCTTGCGGCGGGCGACGCCCAGCGCGGCGCGATCGTCGCGAAGCGATGGTGCGCGTCCTGCCATGTGGTGGCGCCGGATCAGACCAGCGCCTCGGCCGACGCGCCGTCGTTCTTCGATATCGCGCACAGGCGAACCGACAGGAAGAAGCTGGGCCATTTCCTGATGGATCCGCATCCGCCGATGCCCGACATGCATCTCTCGCGCAGGGAGATCGACGACATCGTCTCCTATATCCGCAGCCTCGACCCGCGTCCGCAGCCCGCGCCCGAACCTGACGGCAAGGACAAGGAGCTTCCCAAGAACGGGTAAGGGGCGGCCTCGCTTTACGCCGCTGTGCCAGCGCGTTAGAGCGGGCAATGGCCTATATCGTCAAGGAAGCCTTCAAAACGCTGCAGGGCGAGGGCGTCAACGCGGGCCGCGCCGCGGTCTTTTGCCGCTTCGCCGGCTGCAACCTGTGGAGCGGGCGCGAAGCGGACCGCGCCGCCGCGCAATGCCGGTTCTGCGACACGGATTTCGTCGGCTTCGAGGGCGAGGGCGGGGGAAAGTTCGCCGACGCCACGGCGCTTGCCGGCCATTTGGCGAGGCTGTGGGGGGAGGGCCGCGCGCAACGCTTCGCGGTGCTGACCGGCGGCGAGCCGATGCTGCAGATCGACGCGGCTTTGGTCGCGGCGCTGCACGGGCAAGGATTTGAGATCGCCATTGAAACGAACGGCACGCTGCCCGTCGTTCCGGAGATCGACTGGATCTGCGTGTCGCCCAAGGCCGGCGCGCCGCTGGCCCAGACGCGCGGCGCGGAATTGAAGCTGGTCTTCCCCCAGCAGGGCGTCGACCCCGCCGCCTATGAGCGGCTCGACTTTACGCATTTTCTGCTGCAGCCCATGGACGGCCCGGATGTTTCGCGCAATACGGATGCCGCGGTCAGCTACTGCCTGGCGCATCCGCGCTGGCGTCTGTCTTTGCAAACTCACAAGGCGATCGGGGTGAAGTGACGGTGTCGAGTTTCGAGGTCTTTCGGGAGTTTTATTTCGAGGCGGCGCACGCGCTCTACGATCCCGAGGCTCCAGAGGGCGGCAAATACCGCAATCTGCACGGCCATTCCTTTCGCGTGCGCGTCACCCTGCGGGGCGAGCCCAGCGTCGAAGAACAATGGGTGATGGACCTCGGCAAGCTTGGCCGTAGGCTCAACGAGCTGCGCGAACGCCTCGACCACTCGTTTCTCAATGACCTCGAAGGCTTGGGAAAGCCGACGCTCGAAAATCTCTGCGCCTACATCTGGCGCGACCTCGCGCCCGACCTGCCGGCGATCGCCGAAGTCGGCGTCTTTCGCGACAGCTGTTTCGAGGGCTGCGTCTACCGCGGCGACTGACGGCCAATCTCCCGCGCGTTGGCGAGGTTGCGGCCGGTCTGCGGCGCATAGCCGCTATTGCGCAAGAGCGGCCCGGTCTCTACGGTTGAGCGCTCATTTTGTGCAAAACGCCCACCAGAGCGGCGACGTCAACGGTCCGCAATAAAGAGTGGGGAGCGAGGGAACCCTGAGGACATGGCGAACAATAAGGTCATTACCGCCGACGAGGCGATTGCGCTCATTCGCGACAATGACGTCGTAACCACCACGGGCTTCGTTCAGAGCTGCATTCCCGAGGCCTTGCACGCCGCTTTGGAAAAGCGCTTCGTCGAGAGCCAGCATCCGCGCGACCTCACGCTGATCATGACCGCCGGCGCCGGCGACTCCAAGGGTCTCGGCACGGGACGCTTCCATCACGAAGGATTGCTGCGCCGGGTGATCGCCGCCAATTTCGGCCGCATGCCGAAGGTCGCCCAGGCGGCGCAGGAGAACAAGATCTGCGGCTATAATCTCCCGCAGGGCGTCATCTCGCAGCTCTACCGCGCCTGCGCCGCAGGCCAGCCGGGCCTCTTCTCCAAAGTCGGCCTCTACACCTATGTCGACCCGCGCTTTGGCGGCGGCAAGGTGAACGACCGCACCAAGGAGGACATGGTCAAATACCACAACATCATGGGCGAGGAGTGGCTGTTCTATATCGCCACCAAGATCGACGTCGCCTTCATTCGCGGCACCTCGGCCGATCCTTCCGGCAATATTTCGATGGAGCGCGAGGCGCTCGTGCTCGACAATCTCGCTCAGGCCATGGCCGCCCATAACAGTGGCGGGCTCGTCATCGCGCAGGTCGAGCGCATCGTCGAACAGGGCTCGATCAAGCCGAAAGACGTGCATATTCCGGGTATTCTCGTCTCGGCCGTGGTCGTCGCCGATCCGCCGGAAATGCACCGCATGAACTATGGCGTGATCCACAATCCGGCGCTTTCCGGCGAAATCCGCGTGCCGGTCGAGAAATTCGCCAAAATGCCGCTCGACGAGCGCAAGGTCATCGCGCGGCGCGCCAGTTTCGAGCTGCCGCCGAACGGCGTGGTTAATCTTGGCGTCGGCGCGCCGGAAGGCATCGCCGCTGTCGCCAACGAAGAAAAGATGACGCCCTACATCACGCTGACGACGGAAGCCGGAGCCATCGGCGGCGTGCTCGCGGCCGGGTCGAGCTTCGGGGCCGCGACCAACGCCGACGCGATCATTCAGCAGAACCAGCAGTTCGACTTCTATGACGGCGGCGGTCTCGACATGACCTGCCTCGGCATGGCCGAGTGCGACCTGCAGGGCAACGTCAACACGTCGAAATTCGGCGGACGCCTCAACGGCTGCGGCGGCTTCATCAACATCAGCCAGAACGCGCGACTCGTCGTTTACGCCGGCACCTTCACCAATGGCGGGCTGCGCGTCGAAATCGCCGACGGCAAGGTGAACATTCTGCAGGAAGGCAGGAACAAGAAGTTCCTCAACGCCGTCGAGCAGATCACCTTCTCCGGCAAATTCGCGCAAAAGCGCAAGCAGCCGGTCTATTACGTGACCGAGCGCTGCGTGTTCAAACTCGTCGATAAGGGGCTTGAACTGATCGAAGTCGCGCCGGGGATCGATATCGACAAGGACATCCTGGCGCATATGGATTTCAAGCCCATCATCGAACACGCCGAACTGATGGATAAGCGCATCTTCATCGACGAGCCGATGGGGCTGCTCGCCGACCTGATCAATCTCAACATGTCCGACCGCGTCACCTACGACGCCGACCGCAACATCCTGTTCGTCAATCTCGAAGGCTGGCACGCCCGCACCAAGAAGGACATCGACGATCTGCGCAAGACGCTGATCGAGGCGTCGGACAAGGTCGGCAAGCGCGTCAACTCGGTCGTCAATCACGACGGCTGGAAGATCAACGAGGCGCTCTACGACGATTACGCCGAAATGATCGACTATATGAGCCAGCGCTATTATCTGACGACGACCCGCTATGCGACGAGCGCCTTCGCGCGCCTGAAGATGAAGGAGGCGCTCTCCAAGCGCGGTCTGCAGCCGCATGTCTTCGAGCGGCGCGAGGCGGCGGAGAGCTTCCTCGAGGTC
This window of the Methylocystis hirsuta genome carries:
- a CDS encoding sulfite exporter TauE/SafE family protein encodes the protein MNETAITFHARGMHCHGCEHVIEAAVKKLAGVRSVSASYPTETVVVDYDADATNFSAIRNSVEQNGYRVVLTEEAQRRRSPFIRLAIIVAALAALAALILFDTRWISAEGEPDIAQHMSLGLLFLLGLLTGFHCVGMCGGFVVGYAAADARAGRSSFVSHLAYGAGKTLSYATIGAAFGWLGAFIAFTPMLRGVAGVAAGAFLMIFGLNMLGLFAPLRRFRLGLPGPLQNWVYREAGGRHRPFVIGLLNGLMIACGPLQAMYVMAAGTGSPVEGAKTLFVFGLGTLPVMLAFGALTTVLSGAVTHRLLTASGVIVVALGAVMINRGLILTGSGADLASLTTGWRSPAPVEGAQPQQDSAAPKTQTIEMEANGLGFTPTRFTLLRGVPVKWVINATQVTTCNNRILVPSMKLEFDVKPGRQTIEFTPEQTGVIPWSCWMGMLRGEFVVVDAKPAAPSQPSAPVASADQGAPQATQSPPASGAVQKTYTVRRGDTLRAIAKRLYGDEKRWRDIAAANPALNRKKLRPGQIITLPADAQP
- a CDS encoding cytochrome c → MARFFFAAACGLSLFAAAAIAGDDTDDHSAHMKQMNMEHMKMSPKMSDTRQEVDLPAPMRAHMLANMRGHAEAVAEILAALGKGDGAGAAKIADARLGMASSGAAACKPNAKSGELGDMPAMMARHMPDEMRALGLTMHEQASKFAQEAAKIGPGGDMRPALAELSQVVQACNACHATYRLD
- the xth gene encoding exodeoxyribonuclease III, whose product is MRIATWNVNSVRQRLAPLLAFLREAAPDVLCLQETKCEDHVFPRLEIEDAGYNVAVHGQKGFNGVAILSKSPLQDVTLGLPGFDGEAQSRYIEAVIADGAGGVMRVASIYAPNGNPPHTQKYLYKLAFMETLTRHAEALLDLEEPTVLAGDYNVIPEARDVYEASAWVGDALFLPQTRAAYQRLVNLGYADALRATSDEGGLYTFWDYQAGAWQKNKGLRIDHLLLSPQASDRLARVEIVKSMRAGDKPSDHVAIYADFAA
- a CDS encoding sulfite exporter TauE/SafE family protein produces the protein MLTALPLDAVLGLISGGLVGFTLALVGGGGSVLAVPLLVYLVGVPNPHIAIGSSAAAVAVNALMSLANHARARTIKWRCASVFAVFGVAGAFGGSTLGKIIDGEKLLALFALLMVVVSYLMLRRRGALGYPGVRLNRENFPRLVGAGATAGALSGFFGIGGGFLIVPGLMFASDMPILNAIGSSLVAVAAFAVTTAANYASSDLVDWELAATLVLGGAFGGLIGAAAARRLSKMRGALSAVFATVIFAVALYVLWRSGGALGLFDHAAKSA
- a CDS encoding MBL fold metallo-hydrolase, which encodes MPQAPSVRAFFDEPTNTITYIVSDPATKRAAIVDPVLDYDPASGVAESHSIDAILAEAAREGLTIDWVLETHAHADHLTAAQIVKAATGAKIGIGEHIDKVQKIFKPVFGAEDVKADGGCFDHLFQDGERFKIGELEGETIYTPGHTPADVAYKIGDAVFVGDTLFMPDYGTARADFPGGDAHALYRSIRRILSLPPQTRLFMCHDYKPPGREFYAWETTVAEQRAKNVQIKDGVSEEDFVSGRHKRDHELAAPRLLLPSIQVNIRAGKFPPPRGDGARFLSIPVKFKGAAAQAG
- a CDS encoding tetratricopeptide repeat protein; translation: MVGSVHTGVNSAFTRKKRAALPLCLFATSLGMLVTAFVAPAPALDAPRTAARAESQPLPMFKDPRAALRAGLESYHAGDAATSIAALRYAAEGGEPLAKWKLGRMYAEGDGVVRDDAKAYEYFAQIVDHYADDEPDPRERSMAASAFVAVGVYLRDGVPSGKIKPDLDRAFDLFRYAATYFSNADAQYNLARMYLEGTGVKKNVRQGVNWLELAARKGHPQAQAMLGRMMFTGEASGEPERARGLMFLTLARDAAGGATRDQWIADLHAEALNSASDADRSAAVTMLEGYLRERN
- a CDS encoding c-type cytochrome; protein product: MQLRRLTLATALVGGSAAFATLALAAGDAQRGAIVAKRWCASCHVVAPDQTSASADAPSFFDIAHRRTDRKKLGHFLMDPHPPMPDMHLSRREIDDIVSYIRSLDPRPQPAPEPDGKDKELPKNG
- the queE gene encoding 7-carboxy-7-deazaguanine synthase, which encodes MAYIVKEAFKTLQGEGVNAGRAAVFCRFAGCNLWSGREADRAAAQCRFCDTDFVGFEGEGGGKFADATALAGHLARLWGEGRAQRFAVLTGGEPMLQIDAALVAALHGQGFEIAIETNGTLPVVPEIDWICVSPKAGAPLAQTRGAELKLVFPQQGVDPAAYERLDFTHFLLQPMDGPDVSRNTDAAVSYCLAHPRWRLSLQTHKAIGVK
- a CDS encoding 6-pyruvoyl trahydropterin synthase family protein, with translation MSSFEVFREFYFEAAHALYDPEAPEGGKYRNLHGHSFRVRVTLRGEPSVEEQWVMDLGKLGRRLNELRERLDHSFLNDLEGLGKPTLENLCAYIWRDLAPDLPAIAEVGVFRDSCFEGCVYRGD
- a CDS encoding acyl CoA:acetate/3-ketoacid CoA transferase; translation: MANNKVITADEAIALIRDNDVVTTTGFVQSCIPEALHAALEKRFVESQHPRDLTLIMTAGAGDSKGLGTGRFHHEGLLRRVIAANFGRMPKVAQAAQENKICGYNLPQGVISQLYRACAAGQPGLFSKVGLYTYVDPRFGGGKVNDRTKEDMVKYHNIMGEEWLFYIATKIDVAFIRGTSADPSGNISMEREALVLDNLAQAMAAHNSGGLVIAQVERIVEQGSIKPKDVHIPGILVSAVVVADPPEMHRMNYGVIHNPALSGEIRVPVEKFAKMPLDERKVIARRASFELPPNGVVNLGVGAPEGIAAVANEEKMTPYITLTTEAGAIGGVLAAGSSFGAATNADAIIQQNQQFDFYDGGGLDMTCLGMAECDLQGNVNTSKFGGRLNGCGGFINISQNARLVVYAGTFTNGGLRVEIADGKVNILQEGRNKKFLNAVEQITFSGKFAQKRKQPVYYVTERCVFKLVDKGLELIEVAPGIDIDKDILAHMDFKPIIEHAELMDKRIFIDEPMGLLADLINLNMSDRVTYDADRNILFVNLEGWHARTKKDIDDLRKTLIEASDKVGKRVNSVVNHDGWKINEALYDDYAEMIDYMSQRYYLTTTRYATSAFARLKMKEALSKRGLQPHVFERREAAESFLEVVSKEEEKAPA